A genomic window from Klebsiella quasipneumoniae subsp. quasipneumoniae includes:
- a CDS encoding 4Fe-4S dicluster domain-containing protein: MNRFLIANAQQCIGCRTCEVACAVAHQQAQDVSMLSTGHFTPRIRVVKSGEISTATACRQCEDAPCASVCPQGAIRREEDVWWVDQRRCIGCKSCMVACPYGAMTVTVVNQQAQALKCDLCHHRAEGPACVAACPTQALRVMAPAELEALCAQKRQRLALA; encoded by the coding sequence ATGAACCGGTTTCTTATTGCCAATGCCCAGCAGTGTATTGGCTGTCGTACCTGTGAAGTGGCCTGCGCGGTGGCGCACCAGCAGGCGCAGGACGTCTCCATGCTGTCGACAGGCCATTTCACGCCGCGTATCCGGGTGGTGAAAAGCGGCGAGATATCAACGGCGACGGCCTGTCGGCAGTGCGAGGATGCGCCTTGCGCCAGCGTCTGCCCGCAGGGGGCGATTCGTCGGGAGGAGGACGTTTGGTGGGTCGATCAGCGCCGCTGCATCGGCTGTAAAAGCTGCATGGTGGCCTGCCCGTACGGCGCAATGACCGTCACGGTGGTGAACCAGCAGGCGCAGGCGCTGAAATGCGATTTATGCCACCACCGCGCCGAGGGGCCGGCCTGCGTAGCCGCCTGCCCGACGCAGGCGCTGCGGGTGATGGCTCCCGCGGAGCTGGAGGCGCTATGCGCGCAAAAACGCCAGCGGCTGGCGCTGGCGTGA
- a CDS encoding helix-turn-helix domain-containing protein → MLELSMPLPIRVQNGGLFISRGVGSHPARKLQSWEIIFVEKGTLTICEEGEIFNVNAGESLLLWPERSHVGVGEFPADLKFYWLHFEVLTESVRSLPPALLNVPQHTRVSDPQYIISLFRQFLREQENIHRSLALELLLLLILQQIAAAASEKPDDSPGAALAWKAQQIIHTRYHLPVSASTLAKELHCNADYLGRVYRHVFRVTLTEALHRQRVRAAEKLLISDSLSLTEVASQCGFNDVGYFRKIFRKHTSLTPAAWKRRYCKEHINSA, encoded by the coding sequence ATGCTTGAATTATCCATGCCTCTCCCGATTCGCGTACAAAATGGCGGCTTATTTATTTCCCGTGGCGTCGGCAGTCATCCGGCGCGTAAACTGCAGTCCTGGGAAATTATTTTTGTCGAAAAGGGGACGTTAACGATTTGCGAGGAGGGTGAAATATTTAACGTTAATGCAGGGGAGAGTTTACTGCTGTGGCCAGAACGTTCTCATGTTGGGGTGGGGGAATTTCCCGCCGACCTGAAATTTTATTGGCTGCATTTTGAAGTACTGACGGAGAGTGTCCGGTCTCTGCCGCCTGCGCTGCTTAACGTTCCGCAACATACCCGCGTCAGCGATCCACAATACATTATTTCGCTGTTTCGCCAGTTTCTTCGTGAACAGGAGAATATTCACCGCAGCCTGGCGCTGGAGCTCCTGTTATTGCTGATACTGCAGCAGATTGCCGCGGCGGCAAGCGAAAAACCGGACGACAGTCCCGGCGCTGCGCTGGCCTGGAAAGCGCAGCAGATCATCCATACCCGTTACCACTTGCCTGTTTCAGCATCGACACTGGCGAAAGAGCTGCACTGTAATGCGGACTATTTAGGACGCGTCTATCGTCACGTTTTTCGCGTGACGTTGACCGAAGCGCTGCATCGTCAGCGGGTCAGAGCGGCGGAAAAGCTATTGATCAGTGATTCACTGTCGTTGACCGAAGTCGCGAGCCAGTGCGGCTTTAATGACGTCGGTTATTTTCGCAAGATCTTTCGCAAGCACACCAGCCTCACGCCTGCAGCCTGGAAGCGCCGCTACTGTAAGGAGCACATTAATTCAGCGTAA
- a CDS encoding xylose ABC transporter ATP-binding protein, which translates to MAWLLEMKNITKTFGAVKAVDNVSLRLNAGEVVSLCGENGSGKSTLMKVLCGIYPHGSYEGEIIFAGETLQANHIRDTERKGIAIIHQELALVKHLTVLENIFLGAEISRHGLLDYETMTLRCQKLLAQVNLPISPDTRVGDLGLGQQQLVEIAKALNKQVRLLILDEPTASLTEQETATLLAIVRDLQNHDIACIYISHKLNEVKAISDTICVIRDGQHIGTRDASGMSEDDIITMMVGRELTALYPSEPHAHGEEILRVEHLTAWHPVNRHIKRVNDVSFSLHRGEILGIAGLVGAGRTEAVQCLFGVWPGRWQGEIFIDGQPVSITNCQQAIGHGIAMVPEDRKKDGIVPVMAVGKNITLAALSQFTGAMSSLDDAAEQHCIEQSIQRLKIKTSSPELAIGRLSGGNQQKAILARCLLLNPRILILDEPTRGIDIGAKYEIYKLINQLVQQGIAVIVISSELPEVLGLSDRVLVMHEGRLKANLVNQHLTQEQVMEAALRSERHVEEHVV; encoded by the coding sequence ATGGCCTGGCTACTCGAAATGAAGAACATCACCAAAACCTTCGGCGCCGTTAAGGCCGTGGATAATGTCAGCCTGCGCCTGAACGCTGGCGAGGTGGTCTCGTTATGCGGTGAAAATGGTTCGGGAAAATCGACGCTGATGAAGGTGCTGTGCGGTATCTATCCGCACGGAAGCTATGAGGGCGAGATTATTTTTGCCGGCGAAACGCTGCAGGCAAACCATATTCGCGATACCGAACGCAAAGGCATCGCCATTATTCATCAGGAGCTGGCGCTGGTGAAACATCTCACCGTGCTGGAGAACATTTTCCTCGGCGCCGAAATATCCCGCCACGGCCTGCTGGATTATGAAACCATGACGCTGCGCTGCCAGAAGCTGCTGGCGCAGGTCAATCTGCCCATTTCGCCCGACACCCGCGTCGGCGACCTCGGCCTCGGTCAGCAGCAGCTGGTGGAGATCGCCAAGGCGCTGAATAAACAGGTGCGCCTGCTGATCCTCGACGAACCAACCGCCTCCTTAACCGAACAAGAGACCGCGACGCTGCTGGCGATCGTTCGCGATCTGCAAAACCACGATATCGCCTGCATCTATATTTCGCACAAGCTCAATGAGGTCAAAGCGATCTCCGATACGATCTGCGTGATCCGCGACGGCCAGCATATCGGCACCCGCGACGCCAGCGGCATGAGCGAAGACGACATCATCACCATGATGGTTGGGCGGGAGCTCACCGCGCTCTATCCCAGCGAACCGCACGCCCACGGCGAGGAGATCCTGCGGGTCGAACATTTAACCGCCTGGCACCCGGTAAACCGTCATATTAAACGGGTCAACGACGTCTCGTTTTCCCTGCATCGCGGGGAGATCCTCGGCATCGCCGGGCTGGTCGGCGCCGGACGGACCGAGGCGGTGCAGTGCCTGTTCGGCGTCTGGCCGGGGCGCTGGCAGGGGGAGATCTTCATTGATGGCCAGCCGGTCAGCATCACTAACTGTCAGCAGGCCATTGGCCACGGCATCGCCATGGTGCCGGAAGACCGCAAAAAAGACGGTATCGTGCCGGTGATGGCGGTGGGTAAGAACATTACCCTGGCGGCGCTCAGCCAGTTCACCGGCGCGATGAGCAGCCTGGACGACGCCGCCGAGCAGCACTGTATTGAGCAGTCCATTCAGCGATTGAAAATTAAAACCTCCTCGCCGGAGCTGGCGATTGGCCGCCTGAGCGGCGGCAACCAGCAAAAGGCGATTCTGGCCCGCTGTCTGCTGCTGAATCCACGCATTCTGATCCTCGACGAACCCACCCGCGGCATCGATATCGGGGCGAAGTATGAAATTTATAAACTGATTAACCAGCTGGTGCAGCAGGGCATCGCGGTCATTGTCATTTCATCCGAACTGCCCGAGGTGCTTGGTCTTAGCGATCGGGTGCTGGTCATGCACGAAGGCAGGCTAAAAGCCAATTTGGTTAATCAACATCTGACCCAGGAACAGGTGATGGAAGCCGCGCTGAGGAGCGAACGCCATGTCGAAGAACACGTCGTCTGA
- a CDS encoding protein bax — protein sequence MISNPIRRYGAAILMLLTCVFSGSVLATTHTATKSHKAPTVKKISSTKVSSKQEYSRNSVKSSSLPDLRKYPSGTPRKKAFLRTVMPYITKQNQAITADRNWLVSKQYDARWSPSEKARLKDIATRYKVKWSGNTRHVPWNTLLERVDIIPNSMVATMAAAESGWGTSKLARENNNLFGMKCGAGRCRGAMKGYSQFESVEQSVQAYVTNLNTHPAYSSFRKSRLQLRKADQEVTASTMIHKLKGYSTRGSSYNNYLFAMYQDNQRLIAAHM from the coding sequence ATGATATCGAATCCCATACGACGATATGGGGCCGCCATACTTATGTTACTAACCTGCGTCTTTTCAGGTAGTGTGTTGGCAACAACGCACACAGCAACAAAGAGTCATAAAGCCCCAACGGTTAAGAAGATAAGTAGTACTAAGGTAAGCAGTAAACAAGAGTATTCTCGCAATAGTGTAAAGAGCAGTTCACTTCCTGACTTGCGAAAATACCCTTCCGGAACACCAAGGAAAAAAGCGTTTCTCCGGACGGTCATGCCTTATATTACCAAGCAGAATCAGGCGATTACTGCGGATCGTAACTGGCTTGTATCCAAGCAGTACGATGCTCGCTGGTCGCCGAGTGAAAAGGCGCGCCTGAAAGACATCGCGACACGTTATAAGGTGAAGTGGTCAGGCAATACGCGTCATGTGCCCTGGAACACGCTACTTGAGCGTGTCGACATTATTCCGAACAGCATGGTCGCGACCATGGCGGCGGCGGAAAGTGGCTGGGGTACTTCCAAGCTGGCGCGTGAGAACAACAATCTCTTCGGCATGAAGTGCGGCGCTGGTCGCTGCCGCGGCGCGATGAAAGGCTATTCGCAGTTTGAGTCGGTGGAGCAGTCGGTGCAGGCTTACGTCACAAACCTGAACACCCACCCGGCCTATTCCTCTTTCCGCAAATCGCGCCTGCAGCTGCGCAAGGCGGATCAGGAAGTAACGGCTAGTACCATGATTCATAAGCTGAAGGGCTATTCGACCAGAGGGTCGAGCTACAACAACTATCTCTTCGCGATGTATCAGGATAACCAGCGGTTAATTGCCGCGCACATGTAA
- the avtA gene encoding valine--pyruvate transaminase, protein MTFSLFGDKFTRHSGITRLMEDLNDGLRTPGAIMLGGGNPAQIPEMNDYFQQLLSDMLDNGKALDALCNYDGPQGKSELLSLLAKMLRDELGWEIEPQNIALTNGSQSAFFYLFNLFAGRRADGTTRKVLFPLTPEYIGYADAGLEEDLFVATRPNIELLPEGQFKYHVDFEHLQVTEETGMICVSRPTNPTGNVITDEELIKLDALANQHGVPLVIDNAYGVPFPGIIFSDARPLWNPNIVLCMSLSKLGLPGSRCGIIIANEKIITAISNMNGIISLAPGGIGPAMMCEMIKRQDLLRLSETVIKPFYYQRVQETIAIIRRYLPEERCLIHKPEGAIFLWLWFKDLPISTELLYQRLKKRGVLMVPGDFFFPGLDKPWPHTHQCMRMNYVPDPQKIEAGVKILAEEVEFAWREQEA, encoded by the coding sequence ATGACATTTTCCCTTTTCGGCGACAAATTCACCCGTCATTCAGGCATTACCCGCCTGATGGAAGACCTTAATGACGGTCTGCGCACGCCGGGCGCTATTATGCTGGGCGGCGGCAACCCCGCTCAGATCCCGGAGATGAATGACTACTTCCAGCAGCTGCTCTCCGACATGCTGGATAATGGCAAAGCCCTTGATGCGCTTTGTAATTATGATGGTCCGCAGGGCAAAAGCGAGCTGCTGAGCCTGCTGGCGAAGATGCTGCGCGACGAGCTGGGCTGGGAGATCGAACCACAGAATATTGCGCTAACAAACGGCAGTCAGAGCGCATTTTTCTACTTGTTTAATCTGTTCGCAGGCCGTCGGGCAGATGGCACCACCCGTAAGGTGCTGTTCCCGCTGACGCCGGAATATATCGGCTATGCCGATGCCGGCCTGGAAGAGGATCTGTTCGTTGCCACCCGGCCGAATATCGAACTGCTGCCGGAAGGCCAGTTCAAGTACCACGTTGATTTTGAGCATCTGCAGGTGACGGAAGAGACCGGGATGATCTGCGTCTCGCGTCCCACCAACCCGACCGGCAACGTCATCACTGATGAAGAGCTGATCAAACTGGATGCGCTGGCGAATCAGCATGGGGTCCCGCTGGTGATTGATAACGCCTACGGCGTGCCGTTCCCGGGCATTATTTTCAGCGACGCCCGACCGCTGTGGAATCCGAACATCGTGCTGTGTATGAGCCTGTCCAAGCTGGGCCTGCCGGGCAGCCGCTGCGGGATTATCATCGCCAACGAGAAAATCATCACCGCCATCAGCAACATGAACGGCATTATCAGCCTCGCGCCCGGCGGTATCGGGCCGGCAATGATGTGTGAAATGATTAAACGTCAGGATCTGCTGCGCCTGTCAGAGACAGTGATCAAACCCTTCTATTACCAGCGGGTGCAGGAGACCATCGCCATTATTCGCCGCTATCTGCCGGAGGAGCGCTGCCTTATTCACAAACCGGAGGGGGCGATCTTCCTCTGGCTGTGGTTTAAGGATCTGCCGATCTCCACCGAGCTGCTGTATCAGCGGCTGAAAAAGCGCGGCGTGCTGATGGTGCCGGGGGATTTCTTCTTCCCGGGACTCGATAAACCGTGGCCGCATACTCACCAGTGCATGCGCATGAACTATGTGCCGGACCCGCAAAAAATCGAGGCCGGGGTGAAAATTCTCGCCGAAGAGGTTGAATTCGCCTGGCGCGAACAGGAAGCCTAA
- a CDS encoding alpha-amylase, producing MKLAALATLFVPGMAFAAWTTADFPAFTEEGTGRFISQKVVEKGTRPLQLNFDQQCWQPSGGIKLNQMLSMEPCRGTPPQWRIFRQGLYTLEVDTRSGTPTMMISLEEKEASAAAPQIRQCPKWDGKPLTLDVSKTFPEGSKVRDFYSGNVATVSGGKITLQPAFGSNGLLLLERAETAAPAPFDWHNATVYFVLTDRFVNGNPANDNSYGRHKDGMQEIGTFHGGDLQGLTSKLDYLQQMGVNALWISSPLEQIHGWVGGGTKGDFPHYAYHGYYTQDWSKLDANMGTEADLRRLVDEAHKRGIRILFDVVMNHTGYATLADMQEFQFGSLYLQGDELKKTLGERWTDWKPGAGQTWHSFNDYINFSDKAGWEKWWGKKWIRTDIGDYDNPGYDDLTMSLAFLPDLKTESKEASGLPNFYSHKPDTAAKAIPGYTPRDYLTHWLSQWVRDYGIDGFRVDTAKHVEMDAWQQLKTQATAALAEWKKANPDKALDAAPFWMTGEAWGHGVMESDYYRHGFDAMINFDYQDQAAKAANCMANIDLTWQQMADKLQSFNVLSYLSSHDTRLFREGGTTAAELLLLAPGAVQIFYGDESSRPFGPTGSDPLQGTRSEMNWQDVNGKAARSVTHWQKIGQFRARHPAIGMGKQTTLSMPRGYGFVRESGEDKVMVIWAGQQQ from the coding sequence ATGAAACTCGCTGCGCTTGCCACGTTATTCGTGCCTGGGATGGCCTTTGCCGCCTGGACTACCGCCGACTTCCCTGCTTTTACCGAAGAAGGGACGGGTCGCTTCATCAGCCAGAAAGTGGTTGAGAAGGGTACACGTCCCCTGCAGCTAAATTTTGACCAACAGTGCTGGCAGCCTTCCGGCGGCATTAAGCTCAACCAGATGCTCTCCATGGAACCCTGTCGCGGCACGCCGCCGCAATGGCGCATCTTCCGCCAGGGTCTGTATACCCTGGAAGTGGATACCCGCTCCGGCACGCCGACGATGATGATTTCGCTGGAAGAAAAAGAGGCCAGCGCCGCGGCGCCGCAGATCCGCCAGTGTCCGAAGTGGGATGGAAAACCTCTCACCCTCGACGTTAGTAAAACCTTCCCCGAGGGCAGCAAAGTTCGCGATTTCTACAGCGGCAATGTCGCGACCGTCAGCGGCGGCAAAATCACGCTGCAGCCCGCCTTCGGCAGCAATGGTCTGCTGCTGCTCGAGCGCGCCGAGACGGCCGCGCCGGCGCCGTTCGACTGGCACAACGCCACCGTCTACTTCGTCCTGACCGACCGCTTCGTGAACGGTAATCCGGCCAACGACAATAGCTATGGCCGACACAAAGACGGCATGCAGGAGATCGGCACCTTCCACGGCGGCGACCTGCAGGGATTAACCAGCAAGCTGGATTATCTGCAGCAGATGGGGGTCAATGCCCTGTGGATCAGCTCCCCGCTCGAGCAGATCCACGGCTGGGTCGGCGGCGGGACGAAAGGCGATTTTCCACACTACGCCTACCACGGCTATTACACCCAGGACTGGTCGAAACTGGACGCCAATATGGGGACCGAAGCCGATCTCCGTCGGCTGGTGGATGAAGCGCATAAGCGCGGAATACGTATTCTGTTCGACGTGGTGATGAACCATACCGGTTACGCCACCCTGGCCGACATGCAGGAGTTCCAGTTCGGCTCTCTGTATCTGCAAGGGGATGAGCTGAAAAAAACCCTCGGCGAGCGCTGGACGGACTGGAAGCCCGGCGCGGGCCAGACCTGGCACAGCTTTAACGACTATATCAACTTCAGCGATAAAGCCGGGTGGGAGAAATGGTGGGGCAAGAAGTGGATCCGCACCGATATCGGCGATTACGACAACCCGGGCTATGACGATCTCACCATGTCGCTGGCCTTCCTGCCGGATCTGAAAACCGAATCGAAGGAGGCGTCGGGCCTGCCGAACTTCTACAGCCATAAACCGGACACTGCGGCGAAAGCGATCCCGGGCTATACGCCGCGCGACTACCTGACGCACTGGCTGAGCCAGTGGGTGCGCGACTACGGCATCGACGGCTTCCGCGTCGATACCGCTAAACATGTGGAGATGGACGCCTGGCAGCAGTTAAAAACCCAGGCCACCGCCGCGCTGGCGGAGTGGAAGAAAGCCAATCCGGATAAAGCGCTGGATGCTGCGCCGTTCTGGATGACCGGCGAAGCCTGGGGACACGGGGTGATGGAGAGCGATTACTATCGCCACGGTTTTGATGCGATGATCAATTTCGACTACCAGGACCAGGCGGCGAAAGCGGCTAACTGCATGGCCAACATTGACCTCACCTGGCAGCAAATGGCGGACAAGCTGCAGAGCTTTAACGTCCTGAGCTACCTCTCCTCGCACGATACGCGCCTGTTCCGCGAAGGCGGCACCACGGCGGCAGAGCTGCTGCTGCTGGCCCCTGGCGCCGTGCAGATCTTCTATGGTGACGAGTCGTCGCGCCCGTTCGGCCCCACCGGCTCGGACCCGCTGCAGGGCACCCGTTCAGAGATGAACTGGCAGGATGTCAACGGTAAAGCGGCCCGCAGCGTTACCCACTGGCAGAAGATCGGCCAGTTCCGCGCGCGCCATCCGGCGATCGGTATGGGCAAACAGACAACGCTGTCAATGCCGCGGGGTTACGGATTCGTGCGCGAGAGCGGTGAAGACAAAGTGATGGTCATCTGGGCCGGACAACAGCAGTAA
- a CDS encoding MFS transporter: MTTAPITTSDLTKHVQDAKLSLREKIGYGLGDAGGTVITCLIMNFLTFFYTDVFGLTPALVGTLFLALRVFDAISDPIMGVLADRTQSRWGRFRPWQLWIAVPIAAIGVLTFTVPDAGMGVKIAWAFGTYLLLSVSYTAINVPYCALINTMTTRHSEVISCQAWRFVLCGVAGFLVSVGLPWLVKALGQGNTAQGYQYGVGVLCAIAAVMFLCCFFWVRERVSLEMLGKFTLREHIAGLRKNDQLLLMLAMSFLLINVFNIRGGGYMYFITYVLGGSTGYTSLFFTMVTFSSILGAAIVNWLSRHVDTVKLYYYTNLVLALLAVGMWFLPTGPSWQTLWLVVILGNGIILGFTLPLHFSLMAFSDDYGEWKTGVRSSGMNFAFNLFFIKLAWASSAGIISLVFICVAYQPGASNQTPSSLSGITAMETLLPALFHLLLAFAIRACKLNNPMMSRIATDLRARHIQS; encoded by the coding sequence ATGACTACGGCTCCGATTACGACAAGCGACCTCACGAAGCACGTGCAGGACGCCAAATTATCTCTCCGTGAAAAAATAGGCTATGGTCTGGGCGACGCCGGTGGAACGGTCATCACCTGCCTGATCATGAACTTTCTCACTTTTTTCTATACTGACGTCTTTGGGCTCACCCCGGCGCTGGTCGGTACTCTGTTCCTTGCGCTGCGCGTGTTTGATGCTATTTCCGATCCGATCATGGGCGTCCTCGCCGATCGGACCCAAAGCCGATGGGGACGTTTTCGCCCCTGGCAGCTATGGATTGCGGTTCCTATTGCAGCGATCGGGGTGCTGACCTTTACCGTGCCGGATGCCGGCATGGGGGTAAAAATCGCCTGGGCCTTCGGCACTTACCTGCTGCTTTCAGTCAGCTATACCGCGATTAACGTCCCCTACTGCGCGCTCATTAATACGATGACCACTCGCCATAGCGAGGTGATATCCTGCCAGGCATGGCGCTTTGTACTGTGCGGCGTGGCAGGATTCCTGGTCTCCGTGGGCCTGCCGTGGTTGGTTAAAGCGCTCGGTCAGGGGAATACCGCCCAGGGTTATCAGTATGGTGTCGGCGTACTCTGCGCCATCGCGGCGGTGATGTTTTTGTGCTGCTTTTTCTGGGTACGTGAGCGTGTTTCCCTGGAGATGCTCGGCAAATTCACCCTGCGCGAACATATCGCCGGTCTGCGTAAAAACGATCAGTTGTTACTCATGCTGGCGATGTCATTCCTGTTGATCAACGTGTTTAATATTCGCGGTGGCGGCTACATGTACTTTATTACCTATGTACTGGGCGGCTCTACTGGCTATACATCGCTGTTTTTCACCATGGTCACCTTTTCCTCGATTCTGGGCGCCGCGATCGTCAATTGGCTGTCGCGCCACGTTGATACCGTTAAGCTCTATTACTACACCAATCTGGTATTGGCCTTACTGGCGGTGGGGATGTGGTTCCTGCCAACCGGTCCGTCCTGGCAAACGCTATGGCTGGTGGTCATTCTCGGCAATGGCATCATCCTGGGCTTTACCCTACCGCTGCATTTTTCGTTGATGGCCTTCTCTGATGATTATGGTGAATGGAAGACGGGTGTCCGTTCGTCAGGGATGAACTTTGCTTTCAACCTGTTCTTTATCAAGCTGGCATGGGCCTCCAGTGCGGGCATTATCAGCCTGGTATTTATCTGCGTTGCTTATCAACCCGGCGCCAGCAATCAGACTCCATCCTCACTATCGGGGATCACGGCGATGGAAACCCTGCTGCCCGCGCTGTTCCATCTGTTGCTGGCCTTCGCTATCCGCGCCTGTAAGCTCAACAATCCCATGATGTCGCGCATTGCAACCGATCTGCGCGCACGTCACATTCAGTCTTAA
- the xylR gene encoding D-xylose utilization transcriptional activator XylR (D-xylose enhances binding of XylR to the xyl promoter and activates transcription.), producing the protein MFEKRHRITLLFNANKAYDRQVVEGVGEYLQASQLEWDIFIEEDFRARIENIKEWLGDGVIADYDDPEIEKLLADVNVPIVGVGGSYHQPEQYPPVHYIATDNTALVESAFLHLKEKGVHRFAFYGLPTSSGKRWAVEREYAFCQLVAKEKYRGVVYQGLETAPENWQHAQNRLADWLQTLPPQTGIIAVTDARARHVLQACELLHIPVPEKLCVIGIDNEELTRYLSRVALSSVAQGTRQMGYQAAKLLHRLLNNEALPLQRQLIPPMRVVERRSTDYRSLNDPSVIQAMHYIRNNACKGIKVEQVLDAVGISRSNLEKRFKEEVGETIHTVIHSEKLEKARSLLVSTSLSINEISQMCGYPSLQYFYSVFKKEYDVTPKEYRDRHSEVMM; encoded by the coding sequence ATGTTTGAAAAGCGTCACCGTATTACGCTGTTATTTAACGCCAACAAAGCTTATGACCGCCAGGTGGTTGAGGGTGTCGGTGAGTATCTGCAGGCCTCTCAGCTGGAGTGGGATATCTTTATTGAAGAGGATTTTCGAGCACGAATCGAAAACATCAAAGAGTGGTTAGGCGATGGCGTTATCGCCGACTATGACGATCCCGAAATCGAAAAGCTACTGGCCGATGTCAACGTCCCCATCGTCGGCGTCGGCGGCTCTTATCATCAGCCAGAGCAGTACCCGCCGGTCCACTATATCGCCACGGACAACACCGCGCTGGTGGAAAGCGCCTTTCTTCATCTGAAGGAAAAAGGAGTACACCGCTTCGCGTTTTACGGACTGCCCACCTCCAGCGGTAAACGCTGGGCGGTAGAGCGCGAGTATGCCTTCTGCCAGCTGGTGGCGAAGGAGAAGTACCGCGGCGTGGTCTACCAGGGGCTGGAGACGGCGCCGGAAAACTGGCAGCACGCGCAAAACCGGCTCGCCGACTGGCTGCAAACGCTGCCGCCGCAAACCGGCATTATCGCCGTCACCGACGCGCGCGCCCGCCACGTCCTGCAGGCCTGCGAGCTGCTGCATATCCCGGTGCCCGAGAAACTGTGCGTTATTGGCATCGATAATGAGGAGCTGACCCGCTACCTCTCGCGCGTCGCCCTCTCCTCCGTCGCCCAGGGCACCCGCCAGATGGGTTATCAGGCGGCAAAATTGCTCCACCGGCTGCTGAATAACGAGGCGCTCCCGCTGCAGCGCCAGCTGATCCCGCCGATGCGCGTCGTTGAACGACGTTCCACCGACTACCGGTCGTTAAACGATCCTTCCGTGATTCAGGCGATGCATTACATTCGCAACAATGCCTGCAAAGGCATCAAGGTGGAGCAGGTGCTCGACGCCGTCGGCATTTCACGCTCCAACCTGGAGAAACGCTTTAAAGAGGAGGTCGGAGAGACCATCCACACGGTGATCCACAGCGAGAAACTGGAAAAGGCGCGCAGCCTGCTGGTGTCCACCAGCCTGTCGATCAATGAAATTTCACAGATGTGCGGCTACCCGTCGCTGCAATATTTCTATTCGGTGTTTAAGAAAGAGTACGACGTGACGCCGAAGGAGTACCGTGACCGGCACAGCGAAGTCATGATGTAG
- the xylH gene encoding xylose ABC transporter permease XylH encodes MSKNTSSEIKLTPTAPTALPALKGLNLQVFVMIAAIVVIMLFFTWVTDGAYLSARNISNLLRQTAITGILAVGMVFVIISAEIDLSVGSMMGLLGGAAAIFDVWLGWPLPLTILVTLVMGLLLGAWNGWWVAYRKVPSFIVTLAGMLAFRGILIGITNGTTVSPTSPAMAQIGQSYLPDGIGFGIGVVGMAAFIIWQWRGRMRRQALGLATASSTAAVGRQAITAVIVLGAIWLLNDYRGVPTPVLILAALLLAGLFMATRTAFGRRIYAIGGNLEAARLSGINVERTKLAVFAINGLMVAIAGLILSSRLGAGSPSAGNIAELDAIAACVIGGTSLAGGIGSVAGAVMGAFIMSALDNGMSMMDVATFWQYIVKGAILLLAVWMDSATKRRA; translated from the coding sequence ATGTCGAAGAACACGTCGTCTGAAATCAAACTTACCCCAACCGCCCCCACCGCCCTGCCGGCGCTGAAGGGGCTTAACCTCCAGGTCTTCGTGATGATCGCCGCGATCGTCGTCATTATGCTGTTTTTCACCTGGGTTACCGATGGCGCCTACCTGAGCGCGCGCAATATCTCCAACCTGCTGCGCCAGACGGCCATCACCGGCATCCTCGCCGTCGGCATGGTGTTTGTGATTATTTCGGCAGAAATCGACCTCTCCGTCGGCTCGATGATGGGGCTATTGGGCGGCGCCGCGGCGATCTTTGACGTCTGGCTCGGCTGGCCGCTGCCGCTCACCATTCTGGTGACGCTGGTGATGGGGCTGCTGCTCGGCGCGTGGAACGGATGGTGGGTGGCCTATCGCAAGGTCCCCTCGTTTATCGTCACCCTCGCCGGGATGCTGGCGTTTCGCGGCATTCTGATCGGCATCACCAACGGGACCACCGTCTCGCCCACCAGCCCGGCGATGGCGCAGATCGGCCAAAGCTACCTGCCAGATGGCATTGGCTTTGGCATCGGCGTTGTCGGCATGGCGGCGTTCATTATCTGGCAGTGGCGCGGACGGATGCGTCGGCAGGCGTTAGGTCTGGCGACCGCGTCCTCCACCGCGGCCGTTGGCCGCCAGGCCATTACCGCGGTGATTGTGCTGGGCGCAATCTGGCTGCTCAATGACTATCGCGGCGTGCCGACGCCGGTACTGATCCTCGCCGCCCTGCTGCTGGCAGGCCTGTTCATGGCCACTCGCACCGCCTTTGGCCGCCGCATCTACGCCATCGGCGGCAACCTGGAGGCGGCACGCCTGTCCGGGATTAACGTCGAGCGTACCAAGCTGGCGGTGTTTGCCATTAACGGCCTGATGGTCGCCATTGCCGGACTGATCCTCAGCTCGCGCCTTGGCGCGGGCTCCCCCTCGGCGGGCAACATCGCCGAACTGGACGCCATCGCCGCCTGCGTCATCGGCGGTACCAGCCTGGCGGGCGGTATCGGCAGTGTCGCCGGGGCGGTAATGGGGGCGTTTATTATGTCGGCCCTGGATAACGGCATGAGCATGATGGACGTTGCCACCTTCTGGCAATATATCGTCAAAGGCGCCATTTTGCTGCTGGCGGTGTGGATGGACTCCGCCACCAAGCGGCGCGCGTAA